A window of Leclercia adecarboxylata contains these coding sequences:
- a CDS encoding antiterminator Q family protein gives MRDMYEVMDLWGAWAAADSSGVDWQPIAAGFKGLLPHGKKSRNQCDEDTGIMIDGCVARLRKYKTEEYELVIAHFVIGISLRSIAKKRKCSDGTIRKDLQTALGFVEGCMSMLKA, from the coding sequence ATGCGCGATATGTATGAAGTTATGGATCTATGGGGTGCTTGGGCTGCTGCAGACAGTAGCGGTGTAGATTGGCAACCGATTGCCGCCGGGTTTAAAGGCCTGCTTCCACACGGAAAGAAATCACGGAATCAGTGTGATGAAGACACAGGCATTATGATCGATGGATGTGTCGCTCGTTTGCGTAAATATAAAACAGAAGAATATGAGCTTGTTATTGCTCATTTTGTGATTGGTATATCGTTAAGATCAATTGCTAAAAAGCGAAAGTGTTCAGACGGAACGATAAGGAAAGACCTACAAACAGCACTCGGGTTTGTCGAAGGATGTATGTCAATGTTAAAAGCCTAG